CAAAGAAAAACAGCCCCGTGAAAACTGCAGAGCTGTCACTTATCTCTTCCTGAGGGAGCAGCTTTCCCTCTGAGCCTCTGCCAGAAGGCACCACCAGCATTTCCTCCTGCTGCAAATACATAGTCAGTGATGTgagggcaggggcctgggagCAGGTGGAGGTGAGGCTGCAGGGGAGTGATGTCTCTGTATGGGAGGGAAAAGGTCAGGGGTTGGAAGATTCTGAGACCCCGGAGACATGAGCCACTAAAATGTAGTCTTGAGAGGACTGGAAATGACAATGAGTCAGAATGTGTAGAGAGAGCAGAGACAAGAACTAGGGTATCCCCGGAGGGTTGGTCTATAGAGCCTCCCTCTGCATGGGTCAAAGGTATGGGGGAGGACAGGAGAATCCTCAGAAGGCTCCCTATTGAAAAATGATATCCATGGGATAGAAATTGagatcttagagagagagaggaagaaagagagagagagagaaagaaaaagtagaactgtcagggaaaaaatcaaaataaaccaCATTTTAGATCATCAGAGCTCATCATGACAGAATTCTTGGTCTAGGGGCCATCTGATGTGGGAGAAGTGTGACATAATAAGAAATGTATCTGCCCCCAATTCCTGAGCTCCTAAATCCCTTAGGAAATTTCCTagatagcttcaggatggggaCTGGTTCCCAGAAAGACCAAAACTTGATTAGAAGCTTAGAACTTCCAACCTCACCTCTCATCCTCTGGGAAGAGGTCAGAGACTAGATATTAAATTAATAACAGATCGCACCTATGTGGTGAAGTAGCCACAAAAATGCCTGAACTatgaggttcagagagcttctgtgTTGATGAACATATCTACATGCCAGGAGGGCAGCATACCCCAACTCCACGGGGACAAAGCTCAGGACCCTTCCCAACCTCATACTATATATCTCTTTATTTGGCTgttcatttgtatcctttataataaaccagtaaacaCAGTGAATGCTTCTCTGAGTTTTGTGAAAAACTCCAGCCAATTATTGACACTGAGGTGGGGAGGGATTGCGGGAACTTTGTAACCATGTTGGACAGACTTGTGAGTACCTTAGGGACCAGTGATTTGTCACTGGCCTCTGAAGTGAGAACAGTtgtgtgggactgagcccttgaACTTGTGGAGTCTGACACTAACTTCAGGTTGGTGTCAGAAATGATAAATTTCAGGATACCCACTTGGTGTccgggggagggggttggaaaAGTGATTACCCCTACAtgtttggtgtcagaagtgttgtGCGTAGAGAACCAGTTTTTCTATAGGAGGCTTTAGGAAaactgcaaaattaaaaatatccccTCTCATGGCGATCattggtggtgatggttgtacaacagtgTGAACAtacgtattttttttaagatttttttttttttaatttgacagcaagagagatacagcaagagcaggaacacgagcacagggaatgggagagggaaagcaggctccccgctgagcagggagcttgatgcagggcttgatcccacaaccctgatcatgaattgagccaaagacagacgcttaatgactgagtcacccaggcgccctgaacatagatattttattatttatttaagtaatctctatgcccagtggtggggcttgaactcatcacaCCCCAAGATCAAAATTTGCatgttttaccaactgagccagtcaggcaccccttaTACTTAAGGCTACTGAactgtataattaaaaatagctaatggggcacctgggtggctcagtgggttaagccgctgccttcggctcaggtcatgatctcagggtcctgggatcgagtcctgcatcgggctctctgctcagcagggagcctgcttccctctctctctctctgcctgcttctctatctacttgtgatttctctctgtcaaataaataaataaaatcttaaaaaaaaaaaatagctaacaatgggggcctgcttctccctctccctctgcttctgctctctctcaaataaataaataaacaaataaataaataaaatcattttaaaaatagctaaaatggtaaatttgatGTTATGTTTATTTCACCaccatataaaattaattattaaactgaaaaagaaatcccCTCcttgaatggataaacaaaatgtggtgtagcCTCGccatggagtattactcagccacacCAGAGAGTAAGGAGGTGCGGATACCTGCCACAGCGTGGATGAAGTTCCCCAGCACTGCCAAGTGAGAAACGAAACAGATACCAAGGTCGCatgttgtatgattctatttctaTCAAATATCCATAACAGGTAAATttgcagagacagaaagcagaatggttgCTGTCAGGGgcttgggggaagagggaaacagGGAGCATGTTTTGGAAAAACGTGAGGACCTACAGAGAGGTGGTGGTTACCCAACAGCGTGAATGTACTGAGTGCTGCTGAACTGTACTCTTGGTTGACATTGGTATGGGAACTTCGCTCTGATTACATACGCACACCTAGACCCCTCAGGCCAGCACACCCTTGGCCCTACAGGCCACAGAGCCTGGGCCTGGCTCCAGGGGGCTCTGCCCTCTGCACtgggtggttgggggagggggctaggTGTGACAGGTGACCTCTCTGTGCTTAACAAACAGAGGATAAGGAAGGCCACCCTTCATCCCCACAGGGGGTACCACAGGGTATCTCAGAGATCAAATGCTTAATAGCAGTGAAAATGCTCGGAGAAGCCGGAAGCTCTGCTGGCACCAGACAACACAAACCCACGGGCTCTGAGCCTTCGCCCATGGCTCAGAAGGAGAGAAGCGTGGTGTCTACCTGCCTCTCCTGACTCATCCTTGGCCACACTTCGTGAGACGTGTGAAGCAGCAGGGGAAGGATgctgctctccccgcccccctacCCAGGAAACTCCCTGAAGTTCAATGCAGCCCCCTTTCCACCCCCCATCCCCTGTTcagtcttccctctctctccagatTCTCCCCCTCAGAGCCCAAATGCAGGGTGGGTGCAAGGCAGTGGGGAAAGGCAGCATGACTGAAAGTCTGGCTGATTTTCGGATTTATTTTCACCTGCCCACCCCCATCCAGTTTTGCTTTAGTAGGAATCAACAGACAGGGGAGAGCGGGATTCCAAACCCACTCAGAGTGGAAAACACAAACGTAGGTAAAGCATTTACCACAGGCCTGGCCCTGTGCTAAACACTTCACCTTGTGGGCTCACTGAATTCCCACAACACCCCTATTAGTAGACAGTAttgtcccattttgcagaggagacaactgaggcttaaagaggtaaattcacacagctggtgagttaGGAGTCGGGATCTTCGTGCTTGCAGCCTGACTCCTCCCTGCCACTGGCACACGGGTCATCTGCTGTGACTTCCCCTCTATCTGCATTGGGGGAAGGCAGGAAAAACCCTGACCCTCTCCCACGGAGCCTCAGCCAGTGATACTGCTTCCCGGATGAGAAGGACGGCCCTGAAGCCCACAGCGAAGCCAGCCCCACGGCCACCGGCCCTCCAGTCTCCTCACGGCTCTGCAACAGCCCAGACCAGAAGCGCTCCCGACAGAAACGCAGGTGGGTATCTCCCTCTTAGGAAAGAAGGGAATCAGGGCTTGAAGACAAACTGACTTTTGTGCATGACCCACAGATGTCCCCGGGGATAAatgagaggggtgtgtgtgtgtgtgtgtgtgtgtgtgtgtgtgtgtgtgtgtgtcccacatCCATAGCCCGAAGGTGAGACAGAGTAGACTTCCTAAGGAAGGCCCAGGTGAAAGGGCTAAAAGGTGAGATTCCAGGAGAGAAGTAGAGGTCGGAGCCAGCCTGTGGCCCGAGCTATGGTGGGGCCCCCCCAGGCTGGGAAGGAATCTGGCTGGGCACAAATAGCTTTTGTCTCTCGAGCCACCGAGTCCTAACAAAACATCTTGGCTCGCAGGTCAAGTCCGGCAAGTGAGCTGCGTACTAGTTCTCCACAGTCTGAATgttaaaactctctctcttgcctcttcAGACCCAGAATCCTTTCCCAAAGCCTCCTGGTCCCTGTGGCCCGCTAACTTGAGACCTAAGGCTGCTTTTGAGGTCTCTGCTCTCTTCCAaccctctcttctccccaccagGCGTGCACCAGTCCTAATGTCGGTCAAGGACAACATGGCACCTGCCCCCACAGAAGGCTTCACCACGACACCTGCTAGTGACTTCGGAGAGATCCACAACTGGAATGAGCTGCTCTCCTTCTTCAACCACACCTTGCCCGAGTGCCACATGGAGCTCCGAGAGGACACCAAGCAGGTGATCCTCTTTGTCCTCTACCTGGCCATCTTTGTGGTGGGCCTGGTGGAGAACCTCCTGGTGATATGGGTCAGCTGGCGCTGCTTGGGCCGGGCGGGGCTGCTGAACCTCTACGTCCTCAACATGGCCATCGCAGACCTGGGCATCGTCCTGTCTCTGCCCGTGTGGATGCTGGAGGTCATGCTGGACTACACCTGGCTCTGGGGCAGCTTCTCCTGCCGCTTCACGCACTACTTCTACTTTGCCAACATGTACAGCAGCATCTTCTTCCTGGTGTGCCTCAGCATCGACCGCTACGTCACCCTCACCAGCACGTCACACTCCTGGCAGCGCCACCAGCACCGAATGCGGCGGGCCGTGTGTGCAGGAGTTTGGGTCCTCTCGGCCATCATCCCACTGCCCGAGGTGGTGCACATCCAGCTGGTAGAGAGCTCCGAGCCCATGTGCCTCTTCATGGCGCCCTTTGAAACCTACAGCACGTGGGCCCTGGCCGTGGCCATGTGTACCACCATCCTGGGCTTCCTACTGCCCTTCCCGCTCATGGTGGTCTTCAACGTGCTGACGGCCTGCCGGCTTCGGCAGGCGGGATGGCCTGAGGGCCGGCGCCACTGCCTCCTGGTGTGTGCCTACGTGGTCATCTTCGCCATCTGCTGGCTGCCCTACCACGTGACCCTGCTCCTGCTCACACTTCACGGGACCCACATCGTCCTCCACTGCTACCTGGTCCACCTGCTGTACTTCTTCTACGACGTCATTGACTGCTTCGCCATGCTCCACTGTGTGGTCAACCCTATCCTTTACAACTTCCTCAGCCCGAGATTCCGGGACCAGCTGCTGAGTGCCGTGGTCCATTACCTTCCCAAGGCCCGGACCAGGGCAGACAGACAGGcttccttgtcctcctcctcctccactcagCATTCCATCATCATCACCAAGGAGGGCGCCCAGCCTGCTGCGGCAGTCCCCCAGGACCACCAAGCCTGAACCGGTAGGCGCCAAGGACCTCACCCCTCTCCGTCCCTCAGTGTAGATCCTACTCTCCATCAGTGAAGAAGAAAGCTGCGGGTGTAGGTGagagatttggggggaggggaggaagagccaAAATGCTCATGGTCGATTTTGAGTATGTCTTATAAAAGTgagatggggaggaggtggggcagggaggggcagagaatagGTCTTTGGTGGTGTCCTGTTCATTTCAATCCTCGGGACTCAAGAAGAGACTTGGGAAAAATGGTGAAATAAGTAACACAGACAGCCGTGACTCTGGCTCTTTCCAAAATCTGTACTTCCAGCTGGGATAGGCTAAAGAGAGGCTCAGCAGAAACTCGACACACTCATTTCAACAATCACCCTGGCCGGAAAGAGTGTGTTCCGCGGGGACCTCACACAACTTTCCTTCTGTGCTTGTGTGCTTGCtgattcccctccccaccccccaccccccccaccaccacactgTGCAGGCTGTGAGGACAAGCGGTCAGAGGCCAAGGAACCAGGAGGCCTCAGCAGTTTCCTAGCATCGTCGGTGATATGATGGATGGAGGGGGTGAAGCAGAGGTctggtgccccacccccaccatccagGAAGTGGCTCCATTTCCTTGCTGATACTCTCCCCTTCAtccatcctgcttccctccccacaaagcagaggAACCATCCCAGAATCAATGTTCCTCGGAGCCCACCTGCTCCCGCCTTCAGATGTAGGACATTTCCAGACTTCTAGGAAGAGATTCTATCAGAAatccacccccatccctccctttctctctagaTCATGGGAAAATATCAAGGGACATCCATTCTGACAGCAGACCTCGGGAGAGTCAGCGGCA
This genomic interval from Mustela erminea isolate mMusErm1 chromosome 6, mMusErm1.Pri, whole genome shotgun sequence contains the following:
- the GPR182 gene encoding G-protein coupled receptor 182 encodes the protein MSVKDNMAPAPTEGFTTTPASDFGEIHNWNELLSFFNHTLPECHMELREDTKQVILFVLYLAIFVVGLVENLLVIWVSWRCLGRAGLLNLYVLNMAIADLGIVLSLPVWMLEVMLDYTWLWGSFSCRFTHYFYFANMYSSIFFLVCLSIDRYVTLTSTSHSWQRHQHRMRRAVCAGVWVLSAIIPLPEVVHIQLVESSEPMCLFMAPFETYSTWALAVAMCTTILGFLLPFPLMVVFNVLTACRLRQAGWPEGRRHCLLVCAYVVIFAICWLPYHVTLLLLTLHGTHIVLHCYLVHLLYFFYDVIDCFAMLHCVVNPILYNFLSPRFRDQLLSAVVHYLPKARTRADRQASLSSSSSTQHSIIITKEGAQPAAAVPQDHQA